A genome region from Trichocoleus sp. includes the following:
- a CDS encoding WecB/TagA/CpsF family glycosyltransferase, which produces MSNIQLLNVSINNWTMAELLEKLNHGVVFTANVDHLVKLQTDREFYEAYENADYRTCDSKIIYYVSRLLGCSVREKVSGSDLFPAFYQYHKQNEDIKIFLLGAKEGVAAEAQRKINTKVGREIVIGAHSPSFGFERNEAECEQIIDLVNQSGATVLAVGVGCPKQEKFIYQYRHRFKHVKIFLAIGATIDFEAGNVNRAPKWISEMGLEWLYRLVSEPRRLWKRYLVEGPAFFWLTFLQRTNLYRNPFEDGEVEASQPSQSTFPQLSDFKINS; this is translated from the coding sequence ATGAGTAATATCCAGCTACTAAATGTCTCTATAAACAATTGGACGATGGCGGAGCTTTTAGAAAAGCTGAATCATGGCGTTGTGTTTACTGCCAATGTTGATCATCTTGTAAAGCTACAAACCGATCGAGAGTTTTACGAGGCTTATGAAAATGCAGATTATCGCACTTGCGATAGCAAAATAATTTACTATGTCTCCCGTTTGTTGGGCTGTTCGGTACGGGAAAAAGTGTCTGGCTCTGATTTATTTCCAGCTTTTTATCAATACCACAAGCAAAACGAAGACATAAAAATATTTCTCTTAGGAGCAAAAGAAGGCGTAGCGGCTGAAGCGCAGCGCAAAATTAATACTAAAGTTGGTCGAGAGATTGTGATCGGTGCTCATTCTCCTTCCTTTGGCTTTGAGCGGAATGAAGCAGAGTGTGAACAAATTATCGATCTAGTGAATCAATCTGGAGCAACTGTTCTGGCAGTCGGAGTCGGTTGTCCAAAGCAAGAGAAGTTTATCTATCAGTATAGACATCGGTTCAAGCACGTCAAAATTTTCCTGGCAATTGGTGCAACGATCGATTTTGAAGCAGGCAATGTTAATCGGGCGCCGAAGTGGATCAGTGAAATGGGCTTGGAATGGCTTTATCGTCTTGTCTCTGAACCTCGTCGTTTATGGAAGCGGTATCTCGTTGAGGGCCCTGCCTTCTTCTGGTTAACTTTCTTGCAGCGGACTAATCTCTACCGTAATCCTTTTGAAGATGGCGAAGTAGAAGCGTCTCAACCCTCTCAATCTACCTTCCCTCAATTGAGTGATTTCAAGATTAACTCTTAA
- the larC gene encoding nickel pincer cofactor biosynthesis protein LarC produces MTKIAYLECPTGISGDMCLGAFVHAGVPLKYLTEKLEQLGIQHEYSLWAERVLRQGQQATKVYVERTADVSPKQEKLSTPDAVSPSLSDHSHAHLYPHHSPAHHQHLHEKHEKTAAPPTKEPPTEDSRSLHAHASHAHGRGLREIEQLIQSANLPEQAEAWSLAIFRRLAEAEGAVHGISPEQVHFHEVGATDAIVDIVGTCLALDWLKIDALYCSPLPTGGGLVRAAHGLLPVPAPAVLKLWEMRQVPIYSNGIDRELVTPTGAAIITTLVAEFGAPPRMILETIGLGAGSRELSIPNILRLWIGTGQQKQEGHFHEVLGQAQPTLPEAQSTSSETINETITVLETQIDDLNPQAIGYVLEELLAAGALDVFTQAIGMKKSRPGILLTVICRPVQVEVCEAILFRETTTLGIRRSYQQRSVLHRSIQSVRTPYGTVQIKVARWREGGVVINVQPEYEDCACLARQTQTPWQEIHRSAVAAWYEHNDSGANPLE; encoded by the coding sequence ATGACGAAAATAGCGTATCTCGAATGCCCAACTGGAATTTCTGGGGATATGTGTTTAGGAGCATTCGTTCATGCGGGTGTCCCTTTAAAGTATCTAACTGAGAAGCTTGAACAGTTGGGGATTCAGCACGAATATAGCCTATGGGCAGAGCGTGTCTTGCGCCAGGGGCAACAGGCAACGAAGGTTTATGTCGAACGAACGGCAGATGTTTCACCCAAGCAGGAGAAGCTAAGCACACCTGATGCTGTCTCCCCCTCTCTGTCTGATCACTCCCATGCCCACCTCTATCCGCACCATTCACCCGCTCACCATCAGCATCTCCACGAGAAACACGAGAAAACGGCAGCACCTCCCACAAAAGAGCCTCCTACCGAAGATTCCCGATCGCTTCATGCTCATGCTTCTCATGCTCACGGACGGGGCTTACGCGAGATAGAGCAATTGATTCAGTCTGCGAATCTGCCTGAGCAAGCAGAAGCCTGGAGTTTGGCAATCTTTCGCCGTTTAGCAGAGGCAGAAGGTGCAGTTCATGGGATCTCACCTGAACAAGTTCATTTTCATGAGGTCGGCGCAACGGATGCGATCGTTGATATTGTTGGCACTTGTCTTGCCCTGGACTGGCTCAAGATAGATGCCCTCTATTGCTCTCCGCTTCCGACTGGTGGAGGTTTGGTTCGTGCTGCTCATGGTCTGCTCCCGGTTCCAGCACCCGCTGTTTTAAAGCTTTGGGAGATGCGTCAAGTTCCCATTTACAGCAACGGGATCGATCGAGAATTAGTCACGCCAACTGGGGCAGCCATCATCACAACGTTAGTGGCTGAATTTGGTGCACCCCCGCGAATGATCCTGGAAACGATCGGCTTGGGTGCAGGTTCACGCGAACTGTCGATCCCCAACATTCTGCGCCTCTGGATTGGAACGGGGCAGCAAAAGCAGGAGGGACATTTCCATGAAGTGCTAGGACAAGCACAGCCAACCCTGCCAGAGGCTCAATCTACAAGCAGCGAAACCATCAACGAAACGATTACAGTTCTGGAAACCCAAATCGATGACCTGAACCCTCAAGCGATCGGCTATGTGCTGGAGGAGTTGCTGGCAGCAGGAGCACTGGATGTGTTTACGCAAGCGATCGGCATGAAGAAATCTCGCCCTGGTATTTTGCTGACGGTGATTTGTCGTCCAGTGCAGGTGGAGGTCTGTGAGGCAATCCTGTTCCGCGAGACGACTACACTTGGCATCCGGCGATCTTATCAGCAGCGATCGGTGCTACACCGATCCATCCAATCGGTTCGGACTCCCTACGGTACTGTTCAGATAAAGGTTGCTCGGTGGCGAGAAGGAGGGGTAGTAATCAACGTGCAGCCAGAATATGAAGATTGCGCCTGTTTAGCAAGGCAAACCCAAACCCCCTGGCAAGAGATTCATCGATCGGCAGTTGCAGCCTGGTATGAACATAATGACTCTGGGGCAAATCCGTTGGAATGA
- a CDS encoding L-threonylcarbamoyladenylate synthase, with protein MATVYKLHPETPQGSRVETIRDALQNGAVMLYPTDTVYAIGCDINAKSAIERVRRLKQLANDKPLTFLCPSLSNIAQYAIVTDAAYRLIRHLVPGPYTFLLPATKLVPRLVQNPKRKTTGIRVPNHPISQALLQALGNPIISTSAPTVAQSAEVLLSQAELFDQLEKSVDIIIDDDSPMGYQVSTILDLTAEEPLVIRKGAGWEAVVDLDIVV; from the coding sequence ATGGCTACAGTGTACAAACTTCACCCAGAAACGCCTCAAGGCAGCCGTGTTGAAACCATTCGAGACGCTCTGCAAAATGGCGCTGTCATGCTATACCCAACGGATACAGTCTACGCGATCGGCTGCGATATCAATGCAAAGTCAGCGATCGAGCGGGTGCGGCGGCTAAAACAGCTTGCTAATGACAAACCGCTCACGTTTCTTTGCCCTTCGCTGTCTAACATTGCTCAATATGCGATCGTTACGGATGCTGCCTATCGGCTGATTCGGCATCTGGTTCCAGGACCGTACACCTTCTTACTCCCTGCAACAAAACTCGTCCCCCGCTTAGTCCAAAACCCGAAGCGTAAAACAACCGGGATTCGTGTCCCCAATCATCCCATTTCCCAAGCACTGTTGCAGGCTCTTGGTAATCCAATTATTTCCACCTCTGCACCAACAGTTGCCCAATCGGCAGAAGTTTTGCTCTCTCAGGCAGAACTCTTTGATCAACTGGAAAAGAGCGTGGATATCATTATTGATGACGATTCACCAATGGGCTACCAAGTCTCAACAATTCTCGATCTGACGGCAGAAGAACCGCTCGTCATTCGCAAAGGGGCTGGCTGGGAGGCAGTTGTCGATTTAGACATCGTAGTGTAG
- a CDS encoding serine/threonine-protein kinase: protein MSRSLSPLSPDKPLGGRYKPIQQLGVGGFGRTFLAEDLHLPGHPRCVVKQLKPQVKSEDTLLMARRCFNTEAQVLYRLGVHPRIPRLLAHFEDGPEFYLAQEFIEGDPLTQEFAEGRPWSQGRAASLVREILEVLAFVHQQQVIHRDLKPSNLIRRRDDHQIVLIDFGAVKQVSSQNLDPDTGLTNLTISIGTQGYMPNEQLAGKPRFSSDVYAAGVLGIQALTGLHPKHLDEDSIGEIAWHEYAPQLHPELVQILDRMVRYDFRERYVDAMEALAALAQLPASVFEDMTEPPETIVQAVSRIRSQASGAGKVLNNSQNSQNGQVDFDPLATALPHAIDSAFSSDDAFSTAIWTPTELPAPPSTGMTQAIGRPAGTAVTTASRFTKLTLRRLTQPSIVVGMLAALGLSLATLQVLFPQSLNQVVERIRPFGTSNRIAPTIPSSPVPSPKDPKQQAALLVKQATQMRDAKRYSEALEQYEQAITLYPDDAQAYAGRCETLNLLNRAEEAIVSCNDALAYQPNDPLALWSKGNALMLQNRTYEALKLYEDVTYLQPDFALGWVRRGVALQKLGRSAEALVAIEQGIMIQRNVSEAWITRGAALMNLRRYEDATVALDKALQLRPDDSEAKQLRQRARDLTKR, encoded by the coding sequence ATGAGTCGCTCACTTTCCCCGCTCAGCCCGGATAAGCCTTTGGGCGGGCGCTATAAGCCAATCCAACAATTGGGAGTCGGTGGGTTCGGTCGAACGTTCCTGGCGGAAGATTTGCATTTGCCTGGGCATCCCCGCTGTGTGGTGAAACAACTGAAACCTCAGGTCAAAAGTGAAGATACGCTGCTGATGGCAAGGCGATGCTTTAACACAGAGGCACAGGTTCTCTATCGATTGGGTGTGCATCCGCGAATTCCTCGGTTGTTGGCTCACTTTGAGGATGGACCAGAATTTTACCTTGCTCAAGAATTCATTGAAGGTGATCCCCTGACTCAGGAGTTTGCTGAGGGTAGGCCCTGGTCTCAAGGACGGGCGGCAAGCCTGGTACGAGAAATTTTAGAAGTGCTGGCATTTGTCCATCAGCAACAGGTGATTCATCGGGATCTCAAACCGTCAAATTTGATTCGTCGTCGTGATGATCATCAAATCGTGCTGATTGATTTTGGTGCTGTAAAACAGGTCAGCAGCCAAAACTTGGACCCTGATACAGGGCTCACAAATCTCACTATTTCGATCGGGACGCAGGGCTATATGCCCAATGAACAGCTTGCCGGAAAACCTCGCTTTAGCAGTGATGTTTATGCGGCTGGTGTCTTAGGTATTCAAGCTTTGACTGGGCTGCACCCGAAACACTTAGACGAAGACTCCATTGGTGAGATCGCCTGGCACGAATATGCGCCGCAACTGCATCCAGAGTTGGTTCAAATTCTCGATCGCATGGTGCGGTATGACTTTCGAGAACGCTATGTCGATGCGATGGAAGCCCTCGCTGCCCTGGCACAATTGCCAGCATCCGTGTTTGAAGACATGACTGAGCCACCAGAGACGATCGTGCAGGCAGTATCTCGAATTCGGAGCCAGGCATCTGGAGCGGGAAAGGTACTGAATAACTCCCAAAATTCCCAGAACGGTCAGGTCGATTTTGATCCGCTAGCGACTGCTTTGCCGCATGCGATCGATTCGGCTTTTTCTAGTGATGATGCCTTTTCTACAGCAATTTGGACACCCACTGAACTTCCGGCTCCTCCTTCTACTGGAATGACACAGGCGATCGGCAGGCCTGCGGGAACGGCTGTCACAACTGCAAGTCGCTTCACCAAGCTAACGCTACGACGACTGACCCAACCTTCGATCGTTGTGGGAATGCTGGCAGCTTTGGGGCTGTCACTGGCGACACTGCAAGTTCTCTTTCCGCAAAGCCTGAATCAGGTGGTGGAGCGGATTCGTCCCTTTGGTACCTCCAATAGAATTGCCCCGACGATTCCCAGTTCCCCTGTGCCCAGCCCAAAAGACCCAAAACAGCAAGCGGCTTTACTGGTTAAGCAGGCAACACAGATGCGAGATGCAAAACGCTACTCAGAGGCGCTGGAGCAATATGAGCAGGCAATTACGCTGTATCCAGATGATGCTCAGGCATATGCAGGCCGCTGTGAAACCCTGAATCTCCTGAACCGCGCAGAAGAAGCGATCGTCTCCTGTAATGATGCACTGGCATATCAACCGAATGATCCCCTAGCACTCTGGAGCAAAGGCAATGCGCTGATGTTGCAAAACCGCACTTATGAAGCATTGAAGCTCTATGAAGATGTAACTTACCTCCAACCTGATTTTGCGCTTGGATGGGTGAGACGCGGTGTTGCTCTCCAAAAGCTGGGGCGATCGGCAGAGGCGCTAGTCGCAATTGAACAAGGCATCATGATTCAGCGAAATGTGTCAGAGGCATGGATAACAAGGGGTGCAGCCCTAATGAACCTGAGGCGCTATGAGGATGCAACTGTAGCACTCGACAAAGCCCTGCAACTCCGACCAGATGACTCTGAGGCAAAGCAACTCCGGCAGCGAGCGCGGGATTTGACGAAACGATGA
- a CDS encoding protein kinase, with translation MTAGVELIPDTLINHRYRVRRVLGRGGCGKTYLAADECRFGELCVLKEFVPTSQGDAIVAQKLRELFRREASILHKLNHPQIPKFYAGFELNDRLFIVQEFIDGKTCWRLLQERRQQGSTFTEAEIIQWLWDLLHVLDYLHAQKIVHRDISPDNVMISQKRNLPILIDFGVVKQATQVLNSPHSNGLIQASVAVGKFGYAPFEQIRMGQCSPRSDIYALGVTAIVLLTGQTPNLLMDPRTLEWKWQKDVNLDRRFVTLLNKMTAERPKDRYPSARAVLQDLYPLKAAIGERLPLISTSPLSSPVRFTQLQPTGSSTALADPQTEAELTGFSTQHQRTTTSKLFPSDAFPITSSSLSKYYDNQPGTTGLVVKVTVSNAPVPARKLPQFFEKPVNRLLMWVFLLILPIIGALVGVQSPHIASLCQSFNNCVGTQSEERYLQVLEQAVSAKTLFEQAQNLPDLQKAHDRLSASLLQLHAFTTNPQVYHQAQQSLHEYQSVLQGVTSHLEQETRAAQLLQRAEREAQQATKQTQTAKTAKDFEIAKQKWSKALSTLQAIPAQTFVIKQAKARSQEYNARLDSVAVEIATLQPKQMPDEWLQPVIQPISVSALPKKLSFPNSLQPNHSPVVPVADQNEPSVQAASAATPQPPSPASSRVSRPRVSGSEAKRPKPAQPTLVSRRSSGSPISMSAQRANEVFMWVDRVWLNQEGIPVANLMIANYSDRSFSFNPLYAEVVTASGQLQRSRILFTSSVGLRLQPGETLSGQVSLLDRSGDSLLPEASLVIQEGVNGNRTFHVPFQMSAY, from the coding sequence GTGACGGCAGGCGTAGAGTTAATTCCTGACACACTAATTAACCATCGCTACCGGGTGCGGCGAGTTTTGGGGCGAGGAGGTTGCGGCAAAACCTACCTGGCAGCAGACGAATGTCGATTTGGCGAACTATGCGTCCTTAAAGAGTTTGTGCCGACTAGTCAGGGAGATGCGATCGTTGCCCAAAAGCTGCGAGAACTCTTTCGTCGAGAAGCCAGCATTCTACACAAGCTAAATCATCCGCAGATCCCTAAGTTTTATGCCGGGTTTGAACTGAACGATCGCCTGTTCATTGTGCAGGAGTTCATTGATGGCAAAACCTGTTGGCGACTTTTGCAAGAACGCCGACAGCAGGGCAGCACTTTTACAGAAGCAGAGATCATTCAGTGGCTCTGGGATCTACTGCATGTGTTGGACTATCTGCACGCTCAAAAAATTGTTCATCGGGACATCTCACCTGACAATGTGATGATTTCCCAGAAGCGAAACCTGCCTATCCTCATTGATTTTGGCGTCGTCAAGCAGGCAACCCAGGTATTAAACTCGCCGCACTCAAATGGGCTGATCCAGGCATCTGTGGCAGTTGGTAAGTTTGGGTATGCGCCTTTCGAGCAGATTCGTATGGGGCAATGTTCGCCTCGCAGCGATATCTATGCTTTGGGCGTCACGGCGATCGTCTTGCTAACTGGGCAAACGCCGAATTTGCTCATGGACCCTAGAACACTGGAATGGAAGTGGCAAAAGGATGTAAATCTCGATCGGCGCTTTGTCACTCTCTTGAACAAAATGACGGCAGAACGTCCAAAAGATCGTTATCCCTCTGCCAGAGCAGTTCTACAAGACCTGTATCCGCTCAAGGCTGCAATTGGGGAGCGCCTGCCCTTAATCAGTACTTCTCCACTCAGTTCACCTGTCCGATTTACCCAGCTTCAGCCGACTGGTTCATCAACTGCGCTCGCTGATCCACAAACTGAGGCTGAACTTACAGGCTTTTCCACGCAACACCAGCGAACAACCACGTCCAAACTTTTTCCGTCTGACGCATTCCCGATCACAAGCTCTAGTCTGTCAAAGTACTACGACAACCAACCAGGAACAACCGGATTGGTCGTCAAAGTGACTGTTAGCAATGCTCCGGTTCCAGCACGCAAGTTGCCTCAGTTTTTTGAGAAGCCAGTGAACCGTCTGTTAATGTGGGTCTTTTTGCTCATTCTGCCTATCATTGGAGCATTGGTTGGCGTTCAATCACCGCACATTGCTTCATTGTGCCAGTCCTTCAATAACTGCGTGGGCACCCAGTCTGAGGAGCGGTATTTGCAAGTGCTAGAGCAAGCCGTTTCTGCCAAAACCCTGTTTGAACAAGCCCAGAACTTGCCTGATCTGCAAAAAGCCCACGATCGACTTTCGGCGTCCCTGTTACAACTCCATGCTTTCACGACTAATCCGCAGGTTTATCACCAGGCGCAGCAGAGCCTCCATGAATATCAATCTGTTTTACAGGGAGTAACAAGTCATCTAGAGCAAGAAACAAGAGCCGCACAACTTTTACAACGGGCAGAGCGAGAAGCACAGCAGGCAACAAAGCAAACTCAGACTGCTAAAACAGCTAAAGACTTTGAAATTGCTAAACAGAAGTGGAGCAAAGCCCTTTCAACGCTTCAAGCAATTCCTGCTCAGACTTTTGTGATCAAGCAGGCAAAGGCACGATCGCAGGAATACAATGCGCGTCTAGATTCCGTTGCGGTGGAAATTGCGACTCTGCAGCCGAAACAAATGCCTGATGAATGGCTTCAGCCTGTCATTCAGCCGATTTCAGTTTCTGCTTTGCCGAAGAAGTTATCTTTTCCCAACTCCCTACAACCAAATCATTCTCCGGTCGTCCCAGTTGCTGATCAGAATGAGCCATCTGTTCAGGCTGCAAGTGCTGCAACGCCTCAGCCACCATCTCCAGCCAGCTCTCGCGTATCGCGCCCAAGGGTATCTGGCTCTGAAGCAAAGCGCCCCAAACCTGCTCAACCCACTCTTGTATCTCGTCGCTCGTCCGGTAGTCCGATTTCGATGTCTGCCCAGCGAGCCAATGAAGTGTTTATGTGGGTCGATCGGGTCTGGCTAAACCAAGAGGGAATTCCTGTCGCTAATTTGATGATTGCCAACTATAGCGATCGATCGTTTAGCTTTAATCCGCTTTACGCTGAGGTTGTGACTGCATCCGGGCAGCTACAGCGATCTCGAATCTTGTTTACGAGTTCAGTCGGATTGCGCCTCCAACCTGGTGAAACGCTCTCAGGGCAAGTCTCTTTGCTTGATCGGAGTGGAGATAGCCTTTTGCCCGAAGCCAGCCTCGTCATCCAGGAAGGGGTTAACGGCAACCGAACATTTCACGTCCCGTTTCAAATGAGTGCTTATTAA
- a CDS encoding DUF3386 domain-containing protein gives MTEQTQARDLFRAAYENRYTWDNNFPGYTADVTYTRDGVVYTAKVRVNPNMSADVTDVEDEQAKKSIAAQMWETAIHRVRHSFEKTHGENTFSYGETDETGAVEILMSGKAAGDRYKVRDNIVTLVHRHIHGVVITINTFSVQETGEGYLSSRYDSVYHDPKTGEQRGGVSIFEDGYEKVGDYFVLTSRVIETTDKGQKHTEDFSFSNVKLLQPAVV, from the coding sequence ATGACTGAGCAAACACAAGCGCGTGATCTGTTTCGGGCGGCTTACGAAAACCGCTATACCTGGGATAATAATTTTCCGGGCTACACAGCAGATGTTACTTATACGCGAGATGGTGTGGTGTACACGGCTAAAGTACGTGTCAACCCGAATATGAGTGCAGATGTCACTGATGTAGAAGACGAGCAGGCGAAAAAATCGATCGCGGCTCAAATGTGGGAAACGGCAATTCACCGAGTTCGACACAGTTTTGAGAAAACTCATGGAGAGAATACCTTCTCCTATGGCGAGACGGATGAGACGGGCGCAGTCGAAATTCTCATGAGCGGCAAGGCAGCAGGCGATCGATACAAGGTGCGCGATAACATCGTGACGCTGGTTCACCGTCATATTCATGGAGTTGTCATCACGATTAACACCTTCAGCGTTCAGGAAACAGGCGAAGGATATCTATCGAGCCGCTATGACTCGGTATATCATGACCCTAAGACAGGTGAGCAACGCGGCGGCGTTTCTATCTTTGAAGATGGATATGAAAAAGTTGGTGATTACTTTGTGCTGACGAGCCGTGTAATTGAAACAACAGACAAAGGACAGAAGCACACAGAAGATTTTAGTTTCTCTAATGTCAAGCTGCTTCAACCCGCAGTTGTCTAA
- a CDS encoding NifU family protein — translation MELTNDNVEKVLDDLRPYLISDGGNVELVEIDGPVVRLRLQGACGSCPSSTMTLRMGIERRLREFIPEIVEVEQVL, via the coding sequence ATGGAATTGACGAACGACAACGTAGAAAAGGTGCTTGATGATTTGCGCCCTTATCTCATCTCAGATGGCGGTAATGTGGAACTCGTCGAAATCGATGGTCCTGTTGTCAGGCTTCGGCTTCAAGGCGCTTGCGGTTCTTGCCCTAGCTCAACCATGACGCTGAGAATGGGGATCGAGCGGAGACTACGAGAATTTATTCCGGAAATTGTCGAAGTTGAGCAAGTTCTGTAG
- a CDS encoding anti-sigma regulatory factor encodes MIAISLRPTGRKWGTVSFASTLHLCPVLDLLLADVPVKWQADVRLGLQEALVNAAKHGNNLDPGKTVLVEFFILEDQYWWVISDQGLGFAPACCRSSVETTQQDINEVDECGRGLFILHQIFDQVHWNQEGTELRLCKQFRSRHRLPLMP; translated from the coding sequence GTGATTGCTATCTCACTGCGTCCAACTGGTCGCAAGTGGGGCACTGTAAGCTTTGCCTCCACTCTTCATCTATGCCCTGTTTTAGATCTCCTACTGGCAGATGTCCCTGTGAAATGGCAAGCGGACGTTCGCCTAGGTCTACAGGAAGCCCTTGTTAATGCTGCCAAACATGGCAACAACCTTGATCCTGGTAAAACGGTTCTGGTTGAGTTTTTTATCCTAGAAGACCAATACTGGTGGGTCATTTCAGATCAAGGTTTAGGCTTTGCGCCTGCTTGCTGCCGTAGCAGCGTTGAGACAACACAGCAAGATATTAATGAGGTGGATGAATGTGGACGTGGTCTATTTATCTTGCACCAAATCTTTGATCAGGTTCATTGGAACCAGGAAGGCACAGAGCTAAGACTGTGCAAGCAGTTTAGAAGCCGTCATCGACTGCCATTGATGCCTTAG
- a CDS encoding HetZ-related protein: MAQQLLTEFQSDLGTASRAVQVIVDRVLAEVERICAKSDRIQNSGEMQSWKLTLARHRLQKCLTYYRLGSRRGRVELHSHLSTMVYRHIVAKQPQMGFGARYNLIEDFLQGFYIEVLKAFRRENHLSEDFCPRTRLELAEYMAFTEHYSKRRITLPGRRSQQLIVLRAQGFAHRQPPETALDLEMAIEGAKGEEAEQHSRSPIVQQVREQMVAEVTDPTDSVLRDRVITELIAYLESQGQTDCVNYLTLKLQDLSAPEIDEILELSPRQRDYLQQRFKYHVEKFARSHCWQLVHQWLGADLDQNLGMPQNQWQAFFTELSPDQQQLLHLKGQKISDTEIAKTLRCTPKQVQKRWVRLLGSAWQARNQASEPPES, encoded by the coding sequence TTGGCACAACAATTGCTGACAGAATTTCAGTCAGATTTGGGGACTGCCTCAAGAGCCGTTCAGGTGATTGTCGATCGCGTTCTTGCTGAAGTTGAGCGGATTTGTGCCAAAAGCGATCGGATTCAAAATTCAGGAGAAATGCAGTCCTGGAAGCTGACTCTAGCGCGGCACCGTCTCCAAAAGTGTCTGACTTACTATCGCCTGGGATCGCGGCGAGGTCGGGTCGAACTCCATAGCCATTTAAGTACAATGGTCTATCGACATATCGTCGCCAAGCAGCCACAGATGGGGTTTGGAGCACGCTATAACCTGATTGAAGACTTTCTTCAGGGCTTTTACATTGAGGTTTTAAAGGCATTCCGACGCGAAAATCACCTATCTGAAGACTTCTGCCCTCGGACAAGGCTAGAGCTGGCAGAGTATATGGCATTTACTGAGCATTACTCTAAGCGGCGTATTACCCTACCAGGCCGACGTAGCCAGCAGTTAATTGTGTTGCGTGCTCAAGGATTTGCCCACCGCCAGCCACCTGAAACTGCACTAGATTTGGAAATGGCAATTGAAGGCGCAAAAGGTGAAGAAGCCGAACAACACAGCCGATCGCCCATCGTTCAGCAAGTGCGAGAGCAGATGGTCGCGGAAGTCACTGATCCCACTGATTCAGTCCTGCGCGATCGGGTTATTACTGAGCTAATCGCTTATCTGGAATCTCAGGGACAAACCGACTGCGTGAACTATCTAACGCTCAAACTGCAAGACCTCTCTGCCCCCGAAATCGACGAAATTTTAGAACTCTCTCCCCGCCAGCGCGACTACCTCCAACAGCGATTTAAATACCATGTGGAGAAGTTTGCTCGCTCTCACTGCTGGCAACTTGTTCATCAGTGGCTAGGAGCTGATCTCGACCAGAACCTGGGAATGCCTCAAAATCAATGGCAAGCATTTTTCACAGAGCTTTCGCCCGATCAACAGCAGCTACTGCATTTGAAGGGCCAGAAAATCAGCGACACTGAGATCGCTAAAACTCTACGCTGCACTCCTAAACAAGTACAAAAACGCTGGGTACGCTTGCTTGGATCAGCATGGCAAGCCCGTAATCAAGCTTCTGAGCCACCAGAAAGTTAA